GTCAAATCAGGGTGGAAACAATAATTCTAGGCGTGAGaggataaaactaaaaataataattttttagggGTAAAACAATACATTTTGAAGGGtttatcttataaaaaaatatatatataatttagagaaaatttaatatttttgtaggGGCTTCTACCCCCTAAGCACATAGCTAGTTTTGCCCCTATATATGTCAAACCATTTTTACCGAACATTTTCATTCAACAtctaaaatagaagaaaatatggTCTATGGGAAGAGAAGAGAGTGTTATTCACGCGCTGGATGCCACTGGGGGCTGGGCGTATGGCTGCTTGGCCTTAGATTTTGTATATAAAAAAGGTGTATGGTTATCGTCAACCCGTGCCTATCGTAGTATAGCATAGAACTACGAGACATTAATAATTGGACCCCACACACAGGTGTCCTCTTCTCGACACTAGATTGTAATCTACAGAGTGGTTAGCGACGAATCACATCCCACATTGTCGGCAGGattcctcctcctcttcttcttcttcgtcttcttttttattttttttatttttattttttattttttaattattattattattattatttttctggaAAAATGGCCAGGGTGGTTGTTTTAGACCCACTGTAAATatgtattttgtaaaaatataaatgtgatTGGTGAGAGTGAGATCAATTGCAATGAGACCCAAATTTAGTAAGCAAATATGCCTAATAGGACTATGTCTCCCAGGGTGGTTGGTGCACTTTAGAATCATTACTCTTAATTCTCTTAACCATGTGACCACGGTCCACGCCCATCAACTACCTAATTCCacattccatatatatatataagtaagaTACGGATATGTTCGTTAATATTAAAGAATTAATTgagtaatttaatttatttttttagatatgTAATAATTTATTATGATATTAAAGTAAAAAACATGAGTTCAAATATTAACTATAAAATTTATCCtctattttcaattaaaatagtcaACTTAACAATTAATGTGTTTGGATGctatttttcctttgaaaaaaatagaCATCCATCAAAGTATCACTAACTTATAAACATCCGCTGAAAcacctattttttttaatgaaaaatgctacgGATATTAAATCTTTTTATCAAGAAATAGGTATTAAACTGATGTAGAGTTGATTAATTGGAgatgattaaaataattaatcaagagGAATGCTATGGGTACCAATTAATCAGCCTTACGTCTATTTAATACCAATTTCTTAATAAAAGATTTGATACCCGtcattttctcttatttaattAGTAAAGTCTATTACGGAAAGGGAGATTGAATATAATCTCTCACTATGTAGGGCATAAGCCCCGTCTGACTCTcaaataaaaggagaaattcTTGCACTATTGcttactttttataaaataattttgtcttAGAAATTGAATAACCTCTGAATTGTTAAGCCacacaaatatcaatatgctcacttcacttcaaaaaaatatcactatccaaatttaatttttaagccaAAATAtagatatttaattttatatataatattttaatagaaaaacaaaaattcaaaatcaaaggGGCCACGACCCCTATCCCTCTCATGGTTTCGTCCATGTTGTGTGATAATTTGTAATGGTGCCAAATATCATATAGAAAAGTTTTTGAGTTAATGTATTCTAACACATTTGCTTAACACATTAGTGTTAATTTGAGAATTGTGAATTTACATGGTGGATTCATTAGTTGTTTATTTCCATGTAATTTTGTCTGGCTTTTTTTATGGTGTATTTtatgtcttgttttgtttccctgtaatcggttttgtttttttttcttataataataCTTGGTACTTTCTCTGCTCGATTTGCCTGCTTGATGTTCTTCGGGTTTATTGCTTTGGTCCAGacttttgggttgtggatgtgaacgttatcttGACTTTCAGGTTGAGGAGGATAAGTTTTGGCTTGGGGTTTTCTGCCTTTAGTGCCAAGAAATAGGAGTTAtctatgcattggtttgagtctgtttggtgcagatttattgtttaatttaaaaGTTAGTCATAGGTCAGTGAATTTTGTATGAATCTGAAATGTAATATATCATCTTTGACGCTTATAACttcggctatggttgcttcaaaAGTTTTTCTCTGTATTATTTGAACTTTATactcgtttatcaatgaatgagatcgaactatttccttttaaaaaacaaaaaagaattgtCATCCGACATATAAGTggaataaatatattaatatttaaaaataataattttatcaatACCAATCACACGTGGCTAAACCTTATTCCTTGAATAaccttctttattattattattattattattaattatctgTCTAATATTAAGGACAAGGACAATGCTGCATCCAAGGTACAAACACGTacaagaataattattttaatttcagaAATTGCAAGAAAAGAGGTTGTGGACAGAGGAAGCTCTCTGCCTCATTCGGCACCGCCCGAGAGGGCAAATTAAGCAGCAGCGTTGCGCGAGTGAGAAAACAAATATGGGGATCTCACCAAACGCCAAGGCCAAGACGAACAACAACATGGGCTTACTCCTGGTCTTCTTCCCCGAGGATGATAACCACCCCATTGTTGACAAAAACAAGCTCttctccccctcctcctcctcctccccctccccttcttcATCCTCACCGCCACCGCCATCAATTTCTtattctccttcttcttcttcattgaaaTCCAGCAATAGAAGAAGCAGTACTACTTCCAAGGCTATAATCTCCAGAGCCCAATCCACAATCTCCATCTGcgccctcttcctcttcatcaccCTCCTCCTCTTCACTCTCTCCACCTTCGAACCCACCGCCAATAGAATCCACCCAACCTCCCCGCCGCGAAGATTCCTCTCCCAAAAGCCTCCGCCAAATTACATCCACAAACCCAAAGCAAATACCAAACGCAATTCCTCTTGGTTCTTCAAAACGTTTACGGAAAAGTCATACAAAACAACGAATTCTGCTGTCTCGCCAACTGCGCTGCAAGGAATGGGAACTCTGTATAGGCGAGGCACCAAAGCCATGAATGATCTCGTTGTTGCTCATGTGGTGGAGGATGTTACCGGCGACGAGCTCCGGCTGTTCTCGAGAGCCCTGCACAGGTCTGGCCTCACGGCGAGAGCGGACATAGTTTTCGTATTTGCTTCGTCGTCGTTTTCATCCAGATTTGGTTCCGTAATTCAAGAAGAGAACGATTCGTTCTTCAAACTCGTTCGCCATTATAAGGAGTCGAATAGCACTAATCCGAAGCGAGTCACGGGTTTTGATTTGACTCACTTTGTGAAGGGtgggaagaaggagaagaaggaaatAGAGGAGCCGATATGGGGTAAGAGATTTAGGAGCAATTACAGTAACTCGGATGGTTTTGAAAAGGAAGCTGAGTCGACCCAGTTAAGTGTCGGCTCGGTGGTGGGGTTTGAAGCGTCTGAACTCGACCCGGAGAACTCGCTTTCCGGATTTCTAGACCACGTTCCGATGAATATGAGAAGATGGGCGTGTTATCCGATGCTACTGGGCCGAGTTCGCCGGAATTTCAAGTACGTAATGCTGGTGGACGTGAAGAACTCGGTTGTACTCGGTGACCCACTCGGCCGAGTTCGGAATCGAAGCCCCGTGTCAGTTTATTTATCACCGAAGCCGGAGAGTTCGTCTGGAAAGCACGGCAGAAAGAACTCGGACAAAACTCAGTCTCATAGTCCAGTTAACTCAGCCGTTATAATGGGCGGAGCTCGAGGGGTTCGGCGTTTATCGAGCACCATGTTAACCGAGATTGTTCGAGCAACAATGCAGCACAAGAAGAAGAGCTCGGTGTCCGAGTCGGCGATTCTGAGTCAACTCGTTGCGAGTGAGTTTATGTTGAAGAATATCGATGTGATCAGATCCGCCGAGTCAATCCCGGATACGAGTTCACTCGCGGGTCTGAACTCGGGCTCTTCCACGTCATTGTCAGGGTACGCTGTAATCCAACGTAATAATGGTATTTATGATTTTAGTTCTGTTCTTATGAAGGTATTATGTTCATCTGAAGCGGATTCTTCTGTTTATAGGGATTGTTagcagaaaaaaggaaaagaatagaaaattatataataatagtcatataattttttgtttttctatgttgtttttttctcaattaattTTGTTCCTACGTGTAAATAATTACTTGGAAATAAAATTCTTGCAGTTTTTGCATGGGCACGTTATGGCCAAGTTTTGGTGGattatatatgagaaaaaatggtaaaaataaataaataattgtggTTTTAGGGTGGTCCAGGCTATGAATCTGTTTTAGTAGTTAACCTCTATGATTTGTTTAACGTGTCATTGGCCACattaagaattttactaataatGTTTAAGCAAACAAGTAGTCATGATCAATAATGTCGGTTTGCTAATTCTACTGTTGAGAAtaacaggttttttttttttaaaaaaattattatcttaACAATCATTGATATGGGTACTGCTCTCCAATAAAATGAgagtgagataaaaatattgtatttAACATTACtatatgaaaaatgtttagGGACAGAGACCGGAACCATACCCTACTATGGGTAGAGActaagagtaaaaaaatttgctgTTAGGGGCTGCAGATTGTCGATATTTACTTGACAGGtgatattttatgaaaatgagtgTTAATAATTGTTATATCAAATATAACAATTATTTGTcgatatcatatattttaatgacaGATGTAATAAATGTTATGTATACTGTTGggtcaatttataaaaagaactataataaaatttgtacaTCACCTAATTGTGCACTCTTTTATTGTTTTCGTTTTTATCCATGGACAAGGTTGTCTTAGGCTGGtagtggtccttttttttttcttcttcttcttcttttctttagaAGTATAGTAGTACTAGTTGTCCTCTTGCTCTTGGTGGCTGGTGCCTCATGGTCCACTTTTTGGTCTTATATtaagaaaagcaaagaaaataaacCCATTTGTACATAATTAAAGAAGAGTGAAACGGTGAAAGCAGGATTTTTGGTGCATCTTTTTAGAAAAGTGAAGAGGAAATTTGTTTAAAGAGATAAAAGAGAGGGAGGAGTCATGGAGGGAATGTGAGGCAACTACAACTACGCGTAGGGAGCAGTGGAGCGCATTGATTAATCCCATGTGCTTCTGATCTTTCCCCTCTCCAGCTTCCGCGTTATTAACTTCACAGTTTTTATGCTTTTCGTTTTTAAAAGCGCAGAAAGCACGAAAAGGTGTTAATACCCGGAGCCTGCCTGCCAAACAACACCCTACTATTAACTTCACGTGGCATtaaagtaaacaaaataatcaaagaaaat
Above is a genomic segment from Corylus avellana chromosome ca9, CavTom2PMs-1.0 containing:
- the LOC132191853 gene encoding uncharacterized protein LOC132191853 encodes the protein MGISPNAKAKTNNNMGLLLVFFPEDDNHPIVDKNKLFSPSSSSSPSPSSSSPPPPSISYSPSSSSLKSSNRRSSTTSKAIISRAQSTISICALFLFITLLLFTLSTFEPTANRIHPTSPPRRFLSQKPPPNYIHKPKANTKRNSSWFFKTFTEKSYKTTNSAVSPTALQGMGTLYRRGTKAMNDLVVAHVVEDVTGDELRLFSRALHRSGLTARADIVFVFASSSFSSRFGSVIQEENDSFFKLVRHYKESNSTNPKRVTGFDLTHFVKGGKKEKKEIEEPIWGKRFRSNYSNSDGFEKEAESTQLSVGSVVGFEASELDPENSLSGFLDHVPMNMRRWACYPMLLGRVRRNFKYVMLVDVKNSVVLGDPLGRVRNRSPVSVYLSPKPESSSGKHGRKNSDKTQSHSPVNSAVIMGGARGVRRLSSTMLTEIVRATMQHKKKSSVSESAILSQLVASEFMLKNIDVIRSAESIPDTSSLAGLNSGSSTSLSGYAVIQRNNGIYDFSSVLMKVLCSSEADSSVYRDC